A single Silvibacterium dinghuense DNA region contains:
- a CDS encoding sigma-54-dependent transcriptional regulator — protein MNHILVVDDEPEIRQLLEEILREEGYGVSSTPSGVEALVLLRDATYDVMLLDVWLPDRDGLEVLNDLSTLEAENRPEVIVISGHATIETAVRATKLGAFDFLEKPLSLERTLIVIKNAIQAHRLRNENLEFKRQFALETTITGESVPAKALRQQIKLMAPTNGRVLIFGESGSGKELIARAIHAQSPRQDRVFIELNCAAIPEDFIESELFGYRNGAMPGGPAEKRGTFERANGGTLFLDEVADMSLKTQAKVLRALDEQSFVPVGATQPISVDTRVIAATNKNLEEEIAKGNFREDLFYRLNVIPFYVPPLRERKEDIPVLAKEFLRSFGREYGRPRIEIGEDALELLKQYHWPGNVRELKNVLERVIILHPQSNRIERRHLPMLVHRSATRKTDEFSTLQDAREAYEREYILRKIDECHGNMSRAAEALGLERSHLYRKMKALGVVVREQ, from the coding sequence ATGAATCACATCCTCGTCGTCGACGACGAACCGGAAATCCGCCAGCTCCTCGAAGAAATCCTCCGCGAAGAGGGGTACGGCGTCTCCTCCACACCGAGCGGCGTGGAAGCACTCGTGCTGCTGCGCGATGCCACCTATGACGTGATGCTGCTCGATGTCTGGCTGCCGGACCGCGACGGCCTCGAGGTGCTGAACGACCTCTCTACGCTCGAAGCCGAGAACCGGCCCGAAGTGATTGTCATCTCCGGCCACGCGACCATTGAGACCGCGGTACGCGCCACCAAGCTCGGCGCCTTTGACTTCCTCGAGAAGCCGCTCTCCCTTGAGCGCACGCTCATCGTCATCAAGAACGCCATCCAGGCACACCGGCTGCGCAACGAGAACCTCGAATTCAAGCGCCAGTTCGCGCTCGAAACCACCATCACCGGCGAAAGCGTGCCGGCCAAGGCACTGCGCCAGCAGATCAAGCTCATGGCGCCGACCAACGGCCGCGTGCTCATCTTCGGCGAGTCGGGCTCGGGCAAGGAGCTGATCGCGCGCGCCATCCACGCACAGAGCCCGCGCCAGGACCGCGTCTTCATCGAGCTGAACTGCGCGGCCATCCCCGAAGACTTCATCGAGAGCGAGCTGTTCGGCTATCGCAACGGCGCCATGCCCGGCGGACCGGCCGAGAAGCGCGGGACATTCGAACGCGCCAACGGCGGCACGCTCTTCCTCGACGAAGTGGCCGACATGAGCCTGAAGACACAGGCCAAGGTGCTGCGCGCGCTCGACGAGCAGAGCTTCGTGCCGGTGGGCGCAACCCAGCCCATCAGTGTGGACACACGCGTGATCGCCGCGACCAACAAGAATCTCGAAGAAGAGATCGCCAAGGGCAACTTCCGCGAAGATCTCTTCTATCGCCTCAACGTGATTCCGTTCTATGTGCCGCCGCTGCGCGAACGCAAGGAAGATATCCCGGTGCTGGCGAAGGAATTCCTGCGCAGCTTTGGGCGCGAGTACGGCCGGCCAAGAATCGAGATCGGCGAAGACGCGCTGGAGCTGCTAAAGCAGTACCACTGGCCAGGCAACGTGCGCGAGCTCAAGAACGTGCTCGAGCGCGTCATCATCCTGCATCCGCAATCGAACCGCATCGAGCGCAGACACCTGCCGATGCTCGTCCACCGCAGCGCCACGCGCAAAACGGACGAGTTCAGCACCCTGCAGGACGCGCGCGAAGCCTACGAACGCGAGTACATCCTGCGCAAGATTGACGAATGCCACGGCAACATGAGCCGCGCCGCCGAAGCCCTGGGACTGGAACGTAGCCACTTATATCGCAAGATGAAAGCCCTGGGCGTGGTGGTACGGGAGCAGTAA
- a CDS encoding DUF4145 domain-containing protein has product MMKRELSTSEFLITQIESRDDAFTPEERAQAEKDRAFTEAVARNIIKARTDRVDKSLAALEVLVRDSEGHELIAGTLNNFYTREALDAIPSQVDRTLRLAKLEIQITPSAVTNSYLREAIRTYILGLPQASVALSRAALEQALKEGMGYQSTKTIVEMKGLLDEAESGIGLDRSVRKLAEEVAKAGNDVLHEKPTTLEDAFNVLIKMRGVFESIYADQ; this is encoded by the coding sequence ATGATGAAACGCGAACTTAGTACTTCTGAGTTCTTAATCACTCAAATCGAATCACGTGATGATGCCTTCACGCCAGAAGAGCGAGCCCAGGCGGAGAAGGACAGAGCCTTTACAGAGGCGGTTGCGCGAAACATTATTAAGGCGCGCACGGACAGAGTAGATAAGAGTTTGGCGGCTCTTGAAGTCCTTGTACGTGACAGCGAAGGCCACGAATTGATCGCGGGCACCTTAAACAACTTCTACACCCGTGAGGCACTAGACGCTATCCCCTCTCAAGTTGACCGGACATTACGCCTCGCGAAATTAGAGATACAGATAACACCCTCTGCGGTCACGAACTCGTATTTACGAGAGGCAATTCGAACCTACATTCTAGGTCTCCCGCAAGCGTCAGTCGCACTAAGCCGAGCGGCATTAGAGCAGGCTCTAAAAGAGGGTATGGGATATCAATCAACGAAGACGATCGTTGAGATGAAGGGGCTACTAGACGAAGCTGAATCTGGGATCGGTTTAGACCGCAGCGTTCGGAAGCTCGCAGAAGAAGTCGCGAAGGCTGGAAATGATGTGCTTCACGAAAAGCCAACGACGCTAGAGGACGCATTCAATGTACTGATAAAGATGCGTGGCGTGTTCGAATCTATCTACGCGGACCAATAA
- the era gene encoding GTPase Era, whose product MKFRSGFVSILGRPNAGKSTLMNSLVGEKVAIVTAKPQTTRNRIYGIVEVPARKKQRPAAQIVFVDTPGVHKPHTTLDKRMMQEVHDALETRDAVLLMVDATRRLDLPGLDPEAEEGESPNLGLTITSADGKQVTRSAPKRPGGREGQSEDEFVFDLLKKLDCPVFLLLNKIDLIERAKLLPLIQQLSSLYSFAEVIPISARKKDGLDRLIDRLVAVLPEGERYFPKEQFTDQPERFLVAELIREKILTETGEEVPYASAVIIERFEEPTAEELERASKPGAKLPVTKIAAAIYCERSGQKAILIGKGGAKLKAIGTAARKEIESLLGTRVFMELHVIVRDNWREQRGFIETLDWRNQLEHLIPKNQDEEEN is encoded by the coding sequence ATGAAGTTTCGATCGGGATTTGTATCGATCCTCGGACGCCCGAACGCGGGCAAGTCCACGCTGATGAACTCACTGGTGGGTGAGAAGGTGGCCATCGTCACGGCGAAGCCGCAGACCACGCGCAACCGCATTTACGGCATCGTGGAGGTGCCCGCGCGCAAGAAACAGCGGCCGGCTGCGCAGATTGTCTTCGTGGATACGCCGGGCGTGCACAAGCCGCATACCACGCTCGACAAGCGCATGATGCAGGAGGTGCACGACGCGCTCGAGACGCGCGATGCCGTGCTCCTGATGGTGGATGCGACGCGGCGGCTCGACCTGCCGGGCCTCGATCCGGAAGCCGAAGAGGGCGAGAGCCCGAATCTTGGCCTGACAATTACCTCAGCCGATGGCAAGCAGGTGACGCGCTCGGCGCCCAAGCGGCCGGGCGGACGCGAGGGGCAGAGCGAAGACGAATTTGTATTTGATTTGTTAAAGAAACTCGATTGCCCGGTCTTTTTGCTGCTCAACAAGATCGATCTCATCGAGCGTGCCAAGCTGCTGCCGCTCATCCAGCAGCTCTCGTCGCTGTATTCGTTCGCGGAAGTGATTCCGATCTCAGCGCGCAAGAAAGACGGGCTGGATCGGCTTATCGATCGCCTGGTGGCCGTGCTGCCTGAGGGCGAGCGCTATTTTCCGAAGGAGCAGTTCACCGACCAGCCCGAGCGTTTCCTCGTCGCCGAGCTGATCCGCGAGAAGATTCTCACCGAGACCGGCGAAGAGGTGCCGTACGCTTCGGCCGTGATCATCGAGCGCTTCGAAGAGCCGACAGCGGAAGAGCTGGAGCGGGCGTCGAAACCGGGCGCGAAGCTGCCGGTGACAAAGATTGCCGCGGCTATCTACTGCGAGCGCAGCGGGCAGAAGGCGATTCTGATCGGCAAGGGCGGAGCGAAGCTCAAGGCGATCGGCACGGCTGCGCGCAAGGAGATCGAATCGCTTCTGGGTACGCGTGTCTTCATGGAGCTGCATGTGATCGTCCGCGATAACTGGCGCGAGCAGCGCGGGTTCATCGAGACGCTGGATTGGCGGAATCAGCTGGAGCATTTGATTCCTAAAAATCAGGACGAGGAAGAGAACTAG
- a CDS encoding hemolysin family protein gives MSLWTVISIALLLLILTLASYVSRLYSEMGKFLAGEFQENIDAWEQHVEPRLRLDRDHIALSAAILAQLALAGLTLIFGMLLFDRKPSDHLTAPEVLQVGLGVVMIVVIFNQVLPFVFFTRTRGLWIVRWRHVLRVLFYLMMPATLFLGFLLSIAALAEAPARKEEEATTEAVEALLEAGQEEGILEESDRDLVRSAVEFGDKLVRDVMTPRPEIFAVPMETMLAAFLEMLVNEPYSRVPVYEGSLDHVTGIAFAHDLLRIRDEDALTQTVASIERTATFTPETKKVNELLREMQREKQHMRIVIDEYGGVAGLVTIEDLIEELVGAIQDEHEQEDDKDGPVREADGSWTVPGWLPVEQMEELLGEALELPEDYEATTVAGLVSESAGRIPQAGEVVEEHGLRFEILESTDRRIDRLHVSRVGAEQTNAAAEEKEKA, from the coding sequence CGGTGAGTTCCAGGAGAATATCGACGCGTGGGAGCAGCACGTAGAGCCGCGTCTGCGTCTGGATCGTGACCACATTGCGCTCTCTGCGGCCATTCTTGCGCAGCTGGCGCTGGCCGGGCTCACGCTGATCTTCGGCATGCTGCTCTTCGACCGCAAGCCGAGCGATCACCTGACCGCGCCCGAGGTGCTGCAGGTTGGCCTGGGCGTGGTGATGATCGTCGTGATCTTCAACCAGGTGCTGCCATTCGTTTTCTTTACGCGCACGCGCGGTCTCTGGATCGTGCGCTGGCGGCATGTGCTGCGCGTGCTCTTCTACCTGATGATGCCGGCGACCCTCTTTCTCGGCTTCCTGCTTTCGATCGCCGCGCTGGCCGAGGCTCCGGCGCGCAAGGAAGAAGAGGCGACGACCGAGGCGGTGGAGGCGCTGCTCGAAGCCGGGCAGGAAGAGGGCATTCTGGAAGAGAGCGATCGCGACCTGGTGCGCTCTGCGGTGGAGTTTGGCGACAAGCTGGTGCGCGATGTGATGACGCCGCGTCCGGAGATTTTTGCCGTGCCCATGGAGACGATGCTGGCTGCGTTTCTCGAAATGCTGGTGAACGAGCCGTATTCACGCGTGCCGGTGTACGAGGGCTCGCTCGATCATGTGACGGGCATTGCCTTCGCGCATGACCTGCTGCGCATCCGCGACGAAGACGCGCTCACGCAGACGGTCGCAAGCATCGAGCGCACCGCGACCTTCACGCCTGAGACCAAGAAGGTGAACGAGCTGCTGCGCGAGATGCAGCGCGAGAAGCAGCACATGCGCATCGTGATCGATGAATACGGCGGCGTGGCCGGCCTGGTCACGATCGAAGACCTGATCGAAGAGCTGGTGGGCGCGATCCAGGACGAGCACGAGCAGGAAGACGATAAGGACGGCCCGGTGCGCGAGGCCGATGGCTCATGGACGGTGCCCGGATGGCTGCCCGTCGAGCAGATGGAAGAGCTGCTGGGCGAGGCGCTGGAGCTGCCCGAAGACTATGAGGCGACCACCGTGGCCGGCCTGGTGAGCGAATCCGCAGGACGGATTCCGCAGGCCGGCGAGGTGGTGGAAGAACACGGCCTGCGGTTCGAAATCCTCGAATCGACCGACCGCAGGATTGACCGGCTGCATGTCTCGCGCGTAGGCGCTGAGCAAACCAACGCAGCGGCAGAAGAAAAGGAAAAAGCATGA